A genomic window from Canis aureus isolate CA01 chromosome 2, VMU_Caureus_v.1.0, whole genome shotgun sequence includes:
- the C2H15orf40 gene encoding UPF0235 protein C15orf40 homolog yields the protein MLRLGRGLRRLLSARGARASAGLPLGAEMPKKAGATNKGKSQEPERPPPSLGPVTVDPRGSVTIAIRAKPGSKQNAVTDVTAEAVSVAIAAPPSEGEANAELCRYLSKVLELRKSDVVLDKGGKSREKVVKLLASTTAEEILEKLKQQVEKK from the exons ATGCTGCGGCTGGGCCGCGGGCTGAGGCGGCTCCTGTCGGCACGCGGGGCGCGAGCCTCCGCGGGGCTCCCCCTGGGCGCCGAGATGCCCAAGAAGGCTGGTGCGACGAACAAG GGGAAGAGCCAGGAGCCAGAGAGACCACCTCCTTCCTTAGGCCCTGTGACGGTGGATCCCAGAGGTAGTGTCACCATAGCCATCCGCGCCAAGCCAGGGTCCAAACAAAACGCTGTGACAG ACGTGACAGCAGAAGCCGTGAGCGTGGCCATCGCAGCTCCCCCATCAGAAGGAGAGGCTAATGCCGAGCTCTGTCGGTACCTTTCCAAGGTCCTGGAGCTCAGGAAGAGTGATGTGGTTTTGGATAAG GGTGGTAAATCTCGTGAAAAAGTGGTGAAGCTATTAGCATCCACAACTGCTGAAGAGATCTTGGAGAAATTAAAGCAACAAGTcgagaagaaataa